One segment of Phaeacidiphilus oryzae TH49 DNA contains the following:
- a CDS encoding dihydrolipoamide acetyltransferase family protein, whose protein sequence is MTAATGVHEFLLPDLGEGLTSAEIVRWLVEVGEVVAVDQPVVEVETAKAAVEIPCPYGGVVTARFGEPGEERPVGAPLITVAADGAEREGSGSVLVGYGTTEGPRTRRRRVSQAPPSAPAADGPVPVISPLVRRMARTHGLDLRSIRGSGPDGLITRADVQRALDGERARPAEQQPAAAAEVTPLRGLARAAAETFTRSHREIPDATCWVDADATELLAAREALNASAGSPRIGLLALLARICVLALVRHPELNSTVVDGPSGPGLRRNPRVHLGVAAQTDRGLLVPVIRDADRLSTERLAAALTGTAAAAREGRLAPADLTGGTFTLNNYGVYGVDGSTPIINHPEAAMLGIGRIAAKPWVHQGELAVRQVVQLSLTFDHRTCDGATAGNFLREVADAVESPVTLLRDL, encoded by the coding sequence ATGACCGCGGCGACCGGAGTGCACGAGTTCCTGCTGCCCGACCTGGGGGAGGGGCTGACCTCCGCGGAGATCGTCCGCTGGCTGGTCGAGGTCGGCGAGGTGGTCGCCGTCGACCAGCCGGTGGTCGAGGTGGAGACGGCGAAGGCCGCCGTCGAGATCCCCTGCCCGTACGGGGGAGTGGTGACCGCGCGGTTCGGCGAGCCGGGGGAGGAGCGGCCGGTCGGCGCCCCGCTGATCACGGTGGCCGCGGACGGCGCCGAGCGGGAGGGATCGGGCAGCGTCCTGGTCGGCTACGGCACCACCGAGGGCCCGCGCACCCGCCGGCGCCGGGTGAGCCAGGCTCCCCCCTCGGCGCCGGCCGCCGACGGCCCCGTCCCGGTCATCTCGCCCCTAGTCCGCAGAATGGCCCGGACCCACGGCCTCGACCTGCGGAGCATCCGCGGCAGCGGCCCGGACGGTCTGATCACCCGCGCCGACGTCCAGCGCGCGCTGGACGGGGAGCGGGCCCGGCCGGCCGAGCAGCAGCCCGCCGCCGCCGCTGAGGTGACCCCGCTGCGGGGCCTCGCCCGCGCGGCCGCCGAGACCTTCACCCGCAGCCACCGCGAGATCCCGGACGCCACCTGCTGGGTGGACGCCGACGCCACCGAACTGCTGGCCGCGCGCGAGGCGTTGAACGCCTCGGCCGGCTCCCCGCGGATCGGCCTCCTCGCCCTGCTGGCCCGCATCTGCGTCCTCGCCCTGGTCCGCCACCCGGAGCTCAACTCCACCGTGGTGGACGGCCCTTCAGGTCCGGGACTGCGCCGGAACCCGCGGGTCCACCTGGGGGTGGCCGCGCAGACCGACCGCGGGCTGCTGGTCCCCGTGATCCGGGACGCCGACCGCCTCAGCACCGAGCGCCTGGCCGCCGCCCTGACCGGCACCGCGGCGGCCGCCCGGGAGGGCCGCCTCGCCCCCGCCGATCTCACCGGGGGCACCTTCACCCTGAACAACTACGGCGTCTACGGAGTGGACGGCTCCACCCCGATCATCAACCACCCCGAGGCGGCGATGCTCGGCATCGGCCGGATCGCCGCCAAACCCTGGGTCCACCAGGGGGAACTGGCGGTCCGCCAGGTGGTCCAGCTCTCCCTGACCTTCGACCACCGCACCTGCGACGGCGCCACCGCGGGCAACTTCCTCCGCGAGGTCGCCGACGCCGTCGAGTCCCCCGTCACCCTCCTCCGCGACCTCTGA
- a CDS encoding AMP-binding protein translates to MPEETPKTVAEAVLAQRGPVLFEGRRIEPEELLAAACARAALLRELLPPGAEPHVAVLLDNGPEYVHWLQACALAGAALIGVNPTRRGPDLVRDLHHTDGAVLVTERRLLPLLPLPGGAGADGLGGRFGPRGERVLVTDSPEYERLLSGYRGADPPPASALPGPDTRMLLTFTSGSTGAPKAVVCGQGRLVRAGEKLRGDLRLTAADTGYGCMPFFHGNALMGLWSPMLLAGGAVVLRRRFSASGFLPDVRRYGISYFTYVGRTISYLLAVPEAEGERETALRLGFGTEAGKVDAERFERRFGCRLIEGYGSSEGGCNLRREPDAPAGALGRTGSAPGDDLAVVDPETGEECPRSRFDEHGRLLNGDEAIGELVNRRARTGFEGYWRNAEAERRRVRNGWYWTGDLFHRDEDGWFRFAGRSADWLRVDSENLAVADIENILARWPEARSVAVYAVPDPVAGDQVMAAVQPAEGAWAEGAWAEGAWGEGAPGEAAVAELGERLGRFLAGQPDLGTKMAPRFVRLMVELPVTATLKVARARLRAEGWDVPERVLWRPYGDRGDGGYRELTSADREAVRALFAEHGR, encoded by the coding sequence ATGCCGGAGGAGACCCCGAAGACCGTCGCCGAAGCCGTCCTCGCCCAGCGCGGCCCCGTCCTCTTCGAGGGCCGCAGGATCGAGCCGGAGGAACTGCTCGCGGCCGCCTGCGCGCGGGCCGCGCTGCTGCGCGAACTGCTGCCCCCGGGGGCCGAGCCGCATGTCGCCGTGCTGCTCGACAACGGGCCCGAGTACGTCCACTGGCTCCAGGCCTGCGCGCTGGCCGGGGCCGCACTGATCGGCGTCAACCCCACGCGGCGCGGCCCCGACCTGGTCCGGGACCTCCACCACACGGACGGCGCGGTGCTGGTGACGGAGCGCCGGCTGCTACCGCTGCTGCCGCTGCCGGGCGGTGCCGGGGCGGACGGGCTCGGCGGGCGGTTCGGGCCGCGGGGCGAGCGAGTGCTGGTCACCGACTCCCCCGAGTACGAGCGGCTCCTCTCCGGCTACCGCGGGGCCGACCCCCCGCCGGCCTCCGCGCTGCCGGGGCCGGACACCCGGATGCTGCTGACCTTCACCTCCGGCTCCACCGGCGCGCCCAAGGCCGTGGTCTGCGGTCAGGGCCGGCTGGTCCGGGCCGGGGAGAAGCTGCGCGGCGACCTCCGGCTCACCGCCGCCGACACCGGGTACGGCTGCATGCCGTTCTTCCACGGCAACGCCCTGATGGGGCTGTGGTCGCCGATGCTGCTGGCCGGCGGCGCGGTGGTGCTCCGGCGCAGGTTCTCCGCCTCCGGCTTCCTGCCGGACGTCCGCCGGTACGGGATCAGCTACTTCACCTATGTCGGGCGGACCATCTCCTATCTGCTGGCCGTCCCCGAGGCGGAGGGCGAGCGGGAGACCGCGCTGCGGCTCGGCTTCGGCACCGAGGCCGGAAAGGTCGACGCCGAGCGCTTCGAGCGGCGCTTCGGCTGCCGGCTGATCGAGGGCTACGGCTCCTCGGAGGGCGGCTGCAACCTCCGCCGGGAACCGGACGCGCCGGCCGGGGCGCTGGGCCGGACGGGATCGGCGCCCGGGGACGACCTCGCGGTGGTCGACCCGGAGACCGGCGAGGAATGCCCCCGCTCGCGCTTCGACGAGCACGGCCGGCTGCTCAACGGGGACGAGGCGATAGGGGAGCTGGTCAACCGGCGGGCCCGGACCGGCTTCGAGGGGTACTGGCGGAACGCCGAGGCGGAGCGGCGCCGCGTCCGTAACGGCTGGTACTGGACGGGGGACCTCTTCCACCGGGACGAGGACGGCTGGTTCCGCTTCGCCGGGCGGTCGGCGGACTGGCTGCGGGTGGACAGCGAGAACCTGGCGGTCGCGGACATCGAGAACATCCTGGCGCGGTGGCCGGAGGCGCGGTCGGTGGCGGTCTACGCGGTGCCGGACCCGGTGGCCGGGGACCAGGTGATGGCCGCCGTCCAGCCGGCGGAGGGAGCGTGGGCGGAGGGGGCGTGGGCGGAGGGGGCGTGGGGGGAGGGAGCGCCCGGCGAGGCCGCCGTCGCGGAACTCGGCGAGAGGCTGGGGCGGTTCCTGGCCGGGCAGCCGGATCTGGGGACGAAGATGGCGCCGCGGTTCGTCCGCCTGATGGTCGAACTGCCGGTGACGGCGACGCTGAAGGTCGCCCGGGCGCGATTGCGGGCGGAGGGGTGGGACGTGCCGGAGCGGGTGCTATGGCGTCCCTACGGGGACCGGGGGGACGGGGGGTACCGGGAGCTGACGTCCGCCGACCGCGAGGCGGTGCGGGCGCTGTTCGCCGAGCACGGGCGCTGA
- a CDS encoding rhodanese-like domain-containing protein, translated as MFQASVPTVDAASVPADAALLDVREQDEWDAGHVEGALHIPIGEVVERMGELPEDGRLYVLCRVGGRSAQVVQYLVAQGRDAVNVDGGMYAWEAAGRPMASSDGSPAHVL; from the coding sequence ATGTTCCAGGCTTCCGTGCCGACCGTGGACGCGGCCTCCGTACCGGCCGACGCCGCCCTGCTGGACGTCCGAGAGCAGGACGAGTGGGACGCCGGCCATGTCGAGGGCGCGCTGCACATTCCGATCGGCGAGGTGGTCGAGCGGATGGGCGAGCTGCCCGAGGACGGCCGGCTGTACGTCCTCTGCCGGGTCGGCGGCCGTTCGGCCCAGGTCGTGCAGTACCTGGTGGCGCAGGGCAGGGACGCGGTGAACGTGGACGGCGGGATGTACGCCTGGGAGGCCGCGGGCCGGCCGATGGCCAGCAGCGACGGCAGCCCCGCGCACGTGCTCTGA
- a CDS encoding ATP-binding SpoIIE family protein phosphatase, with protein sequence MSEDTLLPPRPESGSGFRAPGGSAARGTTPPAGAPAAGQAVGDVMVSALVRLASVWVGPDGRIGHWAGTADQLFGRTAAEAVGRPPAEALPREVCGALAGEPTCGGRYLVWSYPARPGVLPGPRPGSAASSAVAAATGDVLLMIADGEELSATGPRLAVGPQRLTYAPPAPAAGGPAEAGEAAALHGEPGSVPPAGLGLAALLPEGERERLLERIAALGAPLLQVGKDFAVPVTPAGAENPEVPAARTASETDGSVPSPVIRITPGGITEILVTDWQLGRLHGFGVQVGTTLDLDTTVQELASAVVPEAADLAVVDLRADLLGDPDLAVSGPEDGTRLRRLAAARAPRAPRATTADATDATDASDAFDASDASDATDATDATGREALPTSAGRLLMPRHTPPGLALQTARPVLVPELDAPLAELLAQALGGPEPDAGSAAELVGHSLLVLPLVARGTVLGCISLIRRPDRPAFDETGTAYLREFAARAALSIDNARLHGKEARAASLLQRSMLPDSPPMIPGVQIAHRYLPGDPDAEVGGDWFDAIRLPGSRVALVVGDVMGHGLESAAAMGRFRTAMQTLAELDLPPAQILRHLDNISQRLGPEQLATCLYAVYDPIARTCTLASAGHVPPVLVHPDGRGELLTIPSGAPIGVGGVPFETTEIPVTDGSMLVLCTDGLVEVRGGDIGDGLAALCGDVVDPTRPPEEVCDSVLERLDSGDRKDDLALLVARFDGIEPVDVAGWPLHLDTAEVPRARRLVADRLADWGLHELSETAELLVSELVTNAMRVARQSVWLQLTRVDRLLVEVSDDDHNLPSLVPSLPTDVSGRGLGLVSQLSARWGTSRRAVGKVVWFELPLPG encoded by the coding sequence ATGTCGGAGGACACCCTGCTTCCGCCCCGCCCCGAATCCGGCTCCGGATTCAGGGCGCCGGGCGGTTCGGCGGCCCGCGGGACCACCCCGCCGGCCGGTGCCCCGGCGGCCGGTCAGGCCGTCGGGGACGTCATGGTGTCCGCGCTCGTCCGGCTCGCCTCGGTGTGGGTGGGCCCGGACGGCCGGATCGGCCACTGGGCCGGGACCGCCGACCAGCTCTTCGGCCGCACCGCCGCGGAGGCGGTCGGCCGGCCCCCGGCCGAGGCGCTGCCCCGCGAGGTGTGCGGGGCCCTGGCCGGCGAGCCGACCTGCGGCGGCCGGTACCTGGTGTGGAGCTATCCGGCCCGCCCGGGCGTGCTGCCGGGCCCGCGACCCGGCTCGGCGGCCTCCTCCGCCGTCGCGGCCGCGACCGGAGACGTCCTGCTGATGATCGCCGACGGCGAGGAGCTCTCGGCCACCGGCCCGCGGCTGGCCGTCGGACCCCAACGGCTGACCTACGCCCCGCCCGCCCCGGCGGCCGGAGGACCCGCGGAGGCCGGGGAGGCCGCCGCGCTCCACGGCGAGCCCGGCTCCGTACCGCCCGCCGGGCTGGGGCTCGCCGCGCTGCTGCCGGAGGGCGAGCGGGAGCGGCTGCTGGAGCGGATCGCCGCGCTCGGCGCTCCGCTGCTCCAGGTCGGTAAGGACTTCGCGGTCCCGGTGACGCCGGCCGGCGCGGAGAACCCCGAGGTCCCCGCCGCCCGGACGGCCTCGGAGACCGACGGCTCGGTGCCCTCGCCGGTGATCCGGATCACCCCCGGCGGGATCACCGAGATACTGGTCACCGACTGGCAGCTGGGCCGGCTGCACGGCTTCGGCGTCCAGGTCGGCACCACCCTCGACCTGGACACCACCGTCCAGGAGCTGGCCAGCGCGGTCGTCCCGGAGGCCGCCGACCTGGCCGTGGTCGACCTCAGGGCCGACCTCCTCGGCGACCCCGACCTGGCCGTCTCCGGCCCCGAGGACGGCACCCGGCTGCGCCGGCTCGCGGCGGCCCGCGCCCCGCGCGCCCCGCGTGCCACGACGGCCGACGCGACAGACGCGACCGACGCCTCCGATGCCTTCGACGCGTCCGACGCGTCCGACGCGACAGACGCGACGGACGCGACCGGCCGGGAGGCCCTCCCGACCTCCGCCGGGCGGCTGCTGATGCCCCGGCACACCCCGCCCGGCCTCGCCCTGCAGACCGCCCGCCCGGTGCTGGTGCCGGAGCTGGACGCGCCGCTGGCCGAGCTGCTGGCCCAGGCGCTCGGCGGCCCCGAGCCGGACGCCGGCAGCGCCGCCGAGCTGGTCGGCCACTCGCTGCTGGTGCTGCCGCTGGTCGCGCGCGGCACGGTGCTCGGCTGCATCTCGCTGATCCGGCGCCCGGACCGGCCCGCCTTCGACGAGACCGGCACCGCCTACCTCCGCGAGTTCGCCGCCCGGGCGGCGCTCAGCATCGACAACGCCCGGCTGCACGGCAAGGAGGCCCGCGCGGCCTCCCTCCTCCAGCGCTCGATGCTGCCGGACAGCCCGCCGATGATCCCCGGCGTGCAGATCGCCCATCGCTACCTCCCGGGCGATCCGGACGCCGAGGTCGGCGGCGACTGGTTCGACGCCATACGGCTCCCCGGCAGCCGGGTCGCCCTGGTGGTCGGGGACGTGATGGGCCACGGGCTGGAGTCGGCCGCCGCCATGGGCCGGTTCCGCACCGCCATGCAGACCCTGGCCGAACTGGACCTGCCGCCCGCCCAGATCCTCCGCCACCTGGACAACATCTCCCAGCGCCTCGGCCCCGAGCAGCTGGCCACCTGCCTGTACGCGGTCTACGACCCGATCGCCCGGACCTGCACCCTGGCCAGCGCGGGCCATGTGCCGCCGGTGCTGGTGCACCCGGACGGCCGCGGCGAGCTGCTGACCATCCCCAGCGGCGCCCCGATCGGCGTCGGCGGCGTGCCCTTCGAGACCACCGAGATCCCGGTCACCGACGGCAGCATGCTGGTGCTCTGCACGGACGGCCTGGTGGAGGTGCGCGGCGGGGACATAGGCGACGGCCTGGCCGCCCTCTGCGGCGACGTGGTGGATCCCACCCGGCCTCCGGAGGAGGTCTGCGACTCGGTGCTGGAGCGGCTGGACAGCGGCGACCGCAAGGACGACCTGGCGCTGCTGGTCGCCCGGTTCGACGGGATCGAACCGGTGGACGTGGCCGGCTGGCCGCTGCACCTGGACACCGCGGAGGTGCCGAGGGCCCGCCGGCTGGTCGCCGACCGGCTCGCCGACTGGGGTCTCCACGAGCTCTCGGAGACCGCGGAGCTGCTGGTCAGTGAGCTGGTGACGAACGCCATGCGGGTGGCGCGGCAGAGTGTGTGGCTGCAGCTCACCCGGGTGGACCGGCTGCTGGTCGAGGTCAGCGACGACGACCACAACCTGCCCTCGCTGGTGCCCTCCCTGCCGACCGACGTGTCCGGCCGCGGCCTCGGCCTGGTCAGCCAGCTCTCCGCACGCTGGGGGACCAGCCGGCGGGCGGTGGGCAAGGTGGTCTGGTTCGAGCTCCCGCTCCCCGGATAG
- a CDS encoding MarR family winged helix-turn-helix transcriptional regulator: MSDRDRDIDTIQRELTAFARRARAQAGRMHPELSLVTYTILNHLREEGGCRGTDLAIHFMLDKSTVSRQVAALDRLGLIERTPDPDDQRGQIIRPSEAGERLLNSVLAQRRQIFRSRLESWTEEDLADFAVFLHRFNAGA; this comes from the coding sequence GTGTCCGACCGCGATCGGGACATCGACACCATCCAGCGGGAGCTCACCGCCTTCGCCCGGCGGGCCCGGGCCCAGGCCGGCCGGATGCACCCGGAGCTGAGCCTGGTCACCTACACCATCCTCAACCACCTCCGCGAGGAGGGCGGTTGCCGGGGCACCGACCTCGCCATCCACTTCATGCTGGACAAGTCCACCGTCAGCCGGCAGGTGGCCGCGCTCGACCGGCTCGGCCTGATCGAGCGCACCCCCGACCCGGACGACCAGCGGGGACAGATCATCCGCCCCTCGGAGGCCGGCGAGCGGCTGCTCAACTCGGTGCTGGCGCAGCGCAGGCAGATCTTCCGCTCCCGGCTGGAGTCCTGGACCGAGGAGGACCTGGCCGACTTCGCCGTCTTCCTCCACCGCTTCAACGCGGGCGCCTGA
- a CDS encoding ATP-binding protein, with protein MELPGGRIASSPARPSLQLLLSLPAVLSSVPYARTQLRRAVRLRCPDADPELLLQAALVVDELMANAVTHGSAHALGAEAPSVTLGLSLIPVRRLRIAVRDQGGGWPLPLGAPPRRSTAPDPPLEREDGRGLMLVQEFAERWGTFPAGGGTPHGCAPPAPESQDAALPDRGTVVWAVVPL; from the coding sequence ATGGAGCTGCCGGGCGGGCGGATCGCCTCCTCCCCGGCCCGGCCCTCGCTCCAGTTGCTGCTGTCTCTGCCGGCCGTGCTGTCCTCCGTGCCCTACGCCCGCACGCAGCTCCGCCGCGCGGTGCGGCTGCGCTGCCCGGACGCCGATCCCGAACTGCTCCTCCAGGCGGCCCTGGTGGTGGACGAGCTGATGGCCAACGCGGTCACCCACGGCAGCGCCCACGCCCTCGGCGCCGAGGCCCCCTCGGTCACCCTCGGGCTGTCCCTGATCCCGGTCCGCCGCCTGCGGATCGCGGTACGCGACCAGGGCGGCGGCTGGCCGCTGCCGCTCGGGGCGCCCCCGCGGCGCTCGACCGCGCCCGACCCGCCGCTGGAACGCGAGGACGGCCGGGGCCTGATGCTGGTGCAGGAGTTCGCCGAGCGCTGGGGCACCTTCCCGGCCGGCGGCGGCACCCCGCACGGCTGTGCCCCGCCCGCCCCGGAGTCGCAGGACGCCGCCCTCCCCGACCGGGGGACCGTGGTCTGGGCGGTCGTCCCGCTCTGA
- a CDS encoding MFS transporter codes for MTTHARTADRSPGAAGPPAAASGRPDPVAHQAARGASAAPGEPGAVRPAQGGGMIAVLAFAGIVVAIMQTLLVPVVAQLPVLLSTSASNATWVMTATLLAGAVATPIMGRLGDLFGKRRMMLVSLALMVVGSLVCAFTSQLTVMVAGRALQGFAMGAIPLGISIMRDELPRERLGSAMALMSSSIGIGGAIGLPLAAVIAEHANWHVLFYSSAGVGVVSIALILLVVPESAYRAPGRFDVLGTIGLTAGLVALLLPITKGSDWGWGSPTTLGLFGAAVLILLLWGVLELRLRDPLVDLRTTARRQVLLTNLASIMVGVAFYAMSLVLPQLLELPTGTGYGLGKSLVVAGLTVMPMGLAMMLVSPLSARLTAARGAKTSLILGLVIIAAGYGAGLGLMNAVWQVALITIIVGAGIGFAYSSLPTLIIGAVDASETGAANGLNTLMRSIGTSVSSAIVGMVLAHNTTVFAGRPQPNLHGFRLSFLIATAAVAVGVLIAAFLPRRSPRPAANPAGTETSPLPAAAAPAAPATLAAPVASATAGGHGGQGSPAGPGVYGRVLGTGGAPVPHASVTAIDPTGRQLGLATADSTGFYRLPLPAAGPGTGCVLIASSPGHQPEAATVSLAAEAPIAVDLSLAGVGGLAGTVTDPDGSPLSGVLAVAADPYGEVVGSATTGADGGYRLPELAPGRYVLALTRAGRRPSAVPVEVTAGGPTRQDAVLAPAAAVRGTVTDPVGRPLPEARVSLLDSAGQVVGLHLTGPDGRYAFDGLAGEDFTVVAAGYPPVATTVTIAGSGRDDMDLHLSHEAG; via the coding sequence ATGACCACTCACGCCCGGACCGCCGATCGCTCCCCCGGAGCCGCGGGACCGCCCGCGGCAGCCTCCGGCCGCCCCGATCCGGTCGCCCACCAGGCGGCCAGGGGTGCCTCGGCCGCCCCGGGGGAGCCGGGAGCCGTGCGGCCGGCCCAGGGCGGCGGGATGATCGCCGTCCTCGCCTTCGCCGGCATCGTGGTGGCGATCATGCAGACCCTGCTGGTGCCGGTGGTGGCCCAGCTCCCGGTGCTGCTCTCCACCAGCGCTTCCAACGCGACCTGGGTGATGACCGCGACCCTGCTGGCCGGCGCCGTCGCCACGCCGATCATGGGGCGCCTCGGCGACCTCTTCGGCAAGCGCCGGATGATGCTGGTCAGCCTGGCGCTGATGGTGGTCGGCTCGCTGGTCTGCGCCTTCACCTCGCAGCTGACCGTGATGGTGGCCGGCCGGGCGCTGCAGGGCTTCGCCATGGGCGCCATCCCGCTCGGCATCAGCATCATGCGGGACGAGCTGCCGCGGGAGCGGCTCGGCTCCGCGATGGCGCTGATGAGCTCCTCCATCGGGATCGGCGGCGCCATCGGCCTGCCGCTGGCCGCGGTGATCGCCGAGCACGCGAACTGGCACGTCCTCTTCTACAGCTCGGCCGGCGTCGGCGTGGTCTCCATCGCGCTGATCCTGCTGGTGGTCCCGGAGTCCGCGTACCGGGCGCCGGGCCGGTTCGACGTCCTCGGCACGATCGGCCTCACCGCCGGTCTGGTCGCCCTGCTGCTGCCGATCACCAAGGGCAGCGACTGGGGCTGGGGCAGCCCCACCACCCTCGGCCTCTTCGGCGCCGCCGTGCTGATCCTCCTCCTCTGGGGAGTGCTTGAGCTGCGCCTGCGGGACCCGCTGGTGGACCTGCGGACGACGGCCCGCCGCCAGGTGCTGCTCACCAACCTCGCCTCGATCATGGTCGGCGTCGCCTTCTACGCGATGTCCCTGGTCCTGCCCCAGCTGCTGGAGCTGCCCACCGGGACCGGCTACGGCCTGGGCAAGTCGCTGGTGGTGGCCGGGCTCACGGTGATGCCGATGGGCCTCGCGATGATGCTGGTCTCGCCGCTCTCCGCGCGCCTGACGGCCGCCCGCGGCGCCAAGACCTCGCTGATCCTCGGCCTGGTCATCATCGCCGCCGGGTACGGGGCCGGGCTCGGCCTGATGAACGCGGTCTGGCAGGTGGCGCTGATCACGATCATCGTGGGCGCGGGCATCGGCTTCGCCTACTCCTCGCTGCCGACGCTGATCATCGGTGCCGTCGACGCCTCCGAGACGGGCGCCGCCAACGGGCTCAACACCCTGATGCGCTCCATCGGCACCTCGGTGTCCAGCGCGATCGTCGGCATGGTGCTGGCGCACAACACCACGGTCTTCGCCGGCCGGCCGCAGCCGAACCTCCACGGCTTCCGGCTCTCGTTCCTGATCGCCACGGCGGCGGTCGCGGTGGGCGTGCTGATCGCCGCCTTCCTCCCCCGCCGCTCGCCCCGCCCAGCAGCGAACCCGGCCGGGACGGAGACGTCCCCCCTGCCGGCCGCCGCCGCACCGGCCGCTCCGGCCACCCTCGCGGCCCCGGTGGCCTCCGCGACCGCGGGCGGCCATGGCGGCCAGGGCAGTCCGGCCGGCCCGGGCGTCTACGGCAGGGTGCTCGGCACCGGCGGCGCCCCCGTGCCCCACGCCTCGGTCACCGCGATCGACCCGACGGGCCGCCAACTCGGCCTCGCCACCGCCGACTCCACCGGCTTCTACCGGCTCCCCCTGCCGGCCGCCGGGCCGGGCACCGGCTGCGTGCTGATCGCCTCCTCCCCGGGCCACCAGCCCGAGGCGGCGACCGTCTCCCTGGCCGCCGAAGCGCCGATCGCCGTCGACCTCTCGCTGGCGGGCGTGGGCGGCCTCGCGGGCACCGTCACCGACCCGGACGGCAGCCCGCTGTCCGGCGTCCTCGCGGTGGCCGCCGACCCGTACGGCGAGGTGGTCGGCTCCGCCACCACCGGCGCGGACGGCGGCTACCGGCTGCCCGAGCTGGCCCCCGGACGGTATGTGCTGGCCCTCACCCGTGCCGGACGCCGTCCCTCCGCCGTGCCGGTCGAGGTCACCGCGGGCGGCCCCACCCGGCAGGACGCCGTGCTGGCCCCGGCCGCCGCGGTCCGCGGCACCGTCACCGACCCGGTGGGCCGCCCGCTGCCGGAGGCCCGGGTGTCTCTGCTGGACTCGGCGGGCCAGGTGGTCGGCCTCCACCTGACCGGCCCGGACGGCCGCTACGCCTTCGACGGGCTCGCCGGCGAGGACTTCACCGTGGTCGCGGCCGGCTACCCGCCGGTCGCCACGACGGTGACCATCGCCGGCTCCGGCCGGGACGACATGGACCTCCACCTCTCCCACGAAGCGGGCTGA
- a CDS encoding FMN-dependent NADH-azoreductase, giving the protein MATLLQIDSSLYPLGGSSSREVTDIFRNEWLAAHPEGKVIHRDLAAQPLPHLDVHGALAGFSAPDQHTPEQAAAFALRDELARELESADVVLVGAPMYNFTIPSTLKAWLDQVIIMGRTSGPESTLKGKKAVIVASRGGSYAPGTPRESFEYVQNYLGAVFTGMFGMEVEYILPELTLARSNPAMADLVDKADAAKAKAHSDARELAKKLATASA; this is encoded by the coding sequence ATGGCCACTCTTCTGCAGATCGACTCCTCCCTCTACCCGCTCGGCGGCTCCTCCTCGCGCGAGGTGACCGACATCTTCCGCAACGAGTGGCTGGCCGCCCACCCCGAGGGCAAGGTCATCCACCGCGACCTGGCCGCCCAGCCGCTGCCGCACCTGGACGTCCACGGCGCCCTGGCCGGCTTCTCCGCGCCCGACCAGCACACCCCCGAGCAGGCCGCCGCCTTCGCCCTGCGCGACGAGCTGGCCCGCGAGCTGGAGTCGGCGGACGTCGTGCTGGTGGGCGCGCCGATGTACAACTTCACCATCCCGTCCACCCTGAAGGCGTGGCTGGACCAGGTGATCATCATGGGCCGCACCTCCGGCCCGGAGTCCACCCTCAAGGGCAAGAAGGCCGTCATCGTGGCCAGCCGCGGCGGCTCCTACGCGCCCGGCACCCCGCGGGAGAGCTTCGAGTACGTCCAGAACTACCTGGGCGCCGTCTTCACCGGCATGTTCGGCATGGAGGTCGAGTACATCCTCCCGGAGCTGACCCTGGCCCGCTCCAACCCGGCGATGGCCGACCTGGTCGACAAGGCCGACGCGGCCAAGGCCAAGGCCCACTCCGACGCCCGCGAACTCGCCAAGAAGCTCGCGACCGCGTCGGCCTGA